The following DNA comes from Micromonospora chokoriensis.
ATCGCGTCGCTCACGGTCACTGGCTGTCAGACATTCGAGGACGCCGGAGTCGCCATGGGTCGCTCGGAACTGGTCAACGACCTCGCCGCCCGACTCGACCGGGCGTTGGAGTTGACGTACTCGGCCGACTACCAGCTACCCGGCGGCCAGAGCGCCGCGATCGTGCAGGCGCAGGACCCGGCCCGCTCCGCGTACACCTATCCGGGTGGGCGGCTCACCGTCACACCGGAGGCGATCACCCGGTGCACGACCACCGGCGCCCGGCCCGAGTGCACGCTGGCCACCCCGCCCACCCCGGGCGGCAAGCCCACCGTGACGCTCTTCGGCGAAGCCAACCAGCAGGGGCTGGTCACGCCGCCGGTGGTGGTCGGGCTGCTGACCACCGCCGCGCTCGACCCACAGGCGGTCATCAAGCAGAGCGACACCACGATCGCCGGACACCACGCCACGTGTGTGAACGTCCAGAGTTCCTCCGGTGACTTCACCGCCTGCGTGACCACCGAGGGTGTGCTCGGCAGCTTCACGGGGCCGGTCGACGGCAAGCCGATGGAGCTGGCGTTGAGCCGCTACTCCGCGACCGTGGACGCCGACGCGTTCGACCCGCCGGCCGGTGCCGGCGTCGTGGACAGCCGCCCGGGAGGGTCGTGACCGGCCCGGCCGCCGCTGCCGGGCTCGACGGACCCGCGTGGGCACGACCCGCCGGTTTCCAGCCCGGGGCCGAGCGAGGGCGGCTACCCACCTCCGGCGACCTGGCCCTACCGGTGACCGGCGCGAAGCTGCTGACCGCCGCCGACGGTCGACCACTCCGCGTCGCCGACCTGCCCGCCGACACCGAGTGGGTGCCGCTGGGCACCCTCGACGGGGTGCCCGCCTGGGCCACCGATCTCACCACCGCCGGCACCCTCCCCGGCCGGGCACTCGGCTGGGCGTCGCTCGCCGCCGAGGTGCCGGAGCCGCACGCCGCGCTCGCCAGCCGGGCGTTGGCGGTGATCACCTGGCGGCGTACCCACAGGTGGTGTGGCACCTGCCGCGCCGAACTGACCGACCAGCCGGGCGAGACCGCGCGGCGGTGCCCCGACTGCGGCCTGTACGTCCCGATGCAGCTCTCCGCCGCGGTGCTGGTGGCGATCACCCGGCCCGGCCCGGCGGGTCACGCCGACGAGCTGCTGCTGGTGCGGCACGCCACCGGACCGACCGGGCTGTGGGCACTCGTCGCCGGCTTCGTGGAGGCCGGCGAGACGCTGGAGGCGGCCGTGCACCGGGAGGTCGGCGAGGAGGTCGGGTTGCCCGTCGACCGACTGGCGTACTTCGGCAGCCAGCCGTGGGCGATCTCCGGCCCGGGCGTGCTGCTCGCCGGTTTCACCGCCCGTGCCGCCGACCCGCACGCCGAGCCGGTGGTCGACGGTCGGGAGCTGACCGAAGCGCGGTGGTTCGGCGTGGATGCGCTGCCGGCGGAACTGCCGCCCGCGTACTCCATCTCGCGCTGGCTGATCGACGCGACGGTGAGCGCCGCACGGGCCTGAACCCGCGCGGACCCTCAGACGCCGAGCAGGGTACGCAGGTGGCGCGGCGGCGGGCAGTCGTGGGACAGCATCGCGTCGTGCCAGTCTCGCACCGACACCCCGTCGGGGCGGGCAGCGGCGATCTCGGCGACCTCGCTGTAGCCGACGAAGTAGGTGGAGAGCTGGGTGGAGGTGAGCAACGCCCGACGCCACTTGCCGGCCGCCTCGCCCTCCTCCTGGAAGCCGCGCCCGGTCATCAACGCCATCGCCTCCGCCTCGGGCAGGTCCTCGGCGTGCACCAACTGGTCGAGAAGCGCGTTGATGGTCATCCGGAGCTGCATCTTGAGCTGCTGCAACCGCACCGGCAGGCCACCGAAGCCCAGGCCCGTCATCAGCTCCTCCGCGTACACCGCCCAACCCTCGATGAACGGGCCGGACTCGGCCAGCGCACGGACCCGGGTGCCGCCGACGTAGCGGCGCGCGTGGGCGAGCTGGAGGAAGTGCCCCGGCATCGCCTCGTGCACGGTCAGGTTGCGGATCATGTGGTCGTTGTACTCCCGGTAGAACGACTCGACGCGCTGCGCCGGCCAGCCCGCCGGGGTGGGCGCGATGCAGTAGAAGGTCGGCACCGCCGCGGTCTCCAGCGGGCCGGGCGCGTCGCAGTAGGCCACCGCGACACCCCTGGCGAACTCCGGCATCTCCTGGATCACACACCTGTCGTCGACCAGGGTGACCAGGTCGTGGGCGCGGACGAAGTCGGTCGCCTCGTCCAGTGTCACAGCGGCCAGCTCGACGATCGTCGCGTCGTCCGGGTGCTCGGCGGCGAGCAGGTCCAGCGCCCTGCGCACCGCGGCGTCGTCGGCCGGGCCACCGACCAGCTCGACGGCCGCCTCGCGGATCTCCGCGGTGACCCGGTCCAGGTTGGCCCAGGCACGGCGCTGGATCTCGGCGGCGCCCAACTCGGTGTCGAGGGTGTGCCACAGCCGGGCCTCCCAGCGGCGGCGGCCCAGCCGGGGGTCACGTCCGGGGCCCGCGTCGGCGGCCAGGCCGGCGCGCAGCCACGCGACGAACTCCTCGATCGCGGCGATCGCCTCGGTGGCCGCCGGCTCGACCCGGTCGAGGCCGTTCGGCGCCTGGGCGAGCAGGGCCGGCAGCTCGTCGCGGATCAACGCGGCCGTGCCGGCGAACTGCCCGACCGCCGTCTCCGCATGGATCCGCGGCATGTCGCGCAGCATCGAGCGGGCGGTGGCGAGGGCGTCCGGTACGGCGGCGAGCCGACCGGCCAGTTGGGTCAGTCGCACCTCCGCCGGGGCGTACGCGCGGGTCAGCAACGGGTGCAGGAGCGAGCCGGGGTTGTGCCACAGCGGGTTCCACTCGTGCGACCGGATCTCGGTCAGCTCGAACAACTCCCGGTCCACGAAGGAGGACAGCAGCGCGTGGTCGACCTGCTCGTCCACGTCGAGCGAATCCGGGTCCAGTTCGGACAGCGCGTTGGCCGCGTCGGAGAGCATCGCCCGATCGGCCGCGAGCCCGTCGGGGGACAGATCAGGGAGCCGGTCGTCGAACCGGTGGTCGCCGGCGGCGGTGGCCACCCCCGGCCGCGACTCCAGCAACGCCTCGACAACCCGCTCGGCCAGCACCCCAAAGGCTTCCACCCGGCCCACCCTACCGATCACCCCCGACAACGCCGCCGGTTCCGACGCACCGCCCGCCCGGGTCGATCCACCCCGTCGATCATGACGTTGTCGCCGTCCGCCTCGGCGTGCCGTGGCGACAACGTCATGATCAACGCGGGTCTGCGGGTGGGGGTTCGACGGCGCGGAGGGCTTCGGCGTAGGCGAGGGTCGTGCGCCGGAGGGCCGCCTCCGGGTTGATGCCCGCCTCGCGGGCAGCTGCCACCGTTGCCAGGAGGCTCGCACCCAGCCGTGCTTCGGCGTCCACCTGGGTGTCCGCCAGGGGCGGCGGAACACTCATGCCCGCCCGCGCGGCACGCTCCAGGATCTGCGTGGCCAGGGCCAGGGCCGGCTGGCTCAACGCGACGCCGTCCAGCACCGACGTCCGGGCCTTCTCCGCGCGCTTGATCCGCTCCCAGTTCTCGGTGATCTCCTCCAGGGTGCCCGCCTCGGCACCGGCGAAGACGTGCGGATTGCGCCGGATCATCTTGTCGACCAGGCCACCGGCCACGTCGTCGATGCTCCACCGCTCACCCTCGGGCAACTCCTCGGCGAGCCGCGCGTGCAACACCACCTGCAGGAGGACGTCGCCCAACTCCTCCCGCAGCGCGTCGGTGTCGTCGGCGTCGATCGCGTCGTACGCCTCGTAGCTCTCCTCCAGCAGATAACCGGCGAGGCTGCGGTGCGTCTGCGCACGCTTCCACGGGTCACCACCCGGCGAGGCCAACCGGTCCAACACGGCCACCGCGTCGAGCAGACGCGCGCCCGGTGGGTCCCACGAGCCGTACATCAGCTCCATCTCGGCCAACCCCGGCTCCCGGGCCAACCGCAGGCCCAACTCCCGGGCAAGAGCCTCGTCGCCGGCCGGGCCGGCCAACCACACCGCCGTGCCGTGCTCCGCCACCGTGTCCAGCAGCCGTTGCGTCGCCGGACCGTCCACCACGGCGACCTCGGCGCCCGCCTGGCGCACCGCCGTGACCAACTCGCTCTCCGCGCCGGTCAACACCGGGTGCCGGCGTACGACGTCCCAGGCCGCCGCCGTCAGCAGACCGGCCGGTAGCCGGGGCGACGTGACCAGCAGGACGATCCGTGCCGTCATGGTCAGCTGGCCGTGCCCTCGGCGTCGGGGGTGGCCGGCGACTCGACCGACTCCGGGGTGGACACGTCGGTGACCATGTCAGAGCCCGGCTCGCCCAGCGGCACGCTCACCGCCGGGATGTCACCGGGGAAGCTGAGCACCGGGAACTCCAGCGGGCGGTACCGGGGGCTGACCGTCACGTCGTAGCGCTCGACCGCCTCGACCAGCGACCGTCGGGTGGCCAGAGCGCCACGCAACTGGTCGCCGTCGAGCTGGCTGGCGGCCTCCTGGTCGCTCGTCGCGGCGGGGATCTGACCCGCCTCGCGGCCGACCGCGATCAGGGTCTTCATCTCCTGCTCGGTCGGCGCGACCGACTCGGACGGCACCCCGGACAGGCAGGTGTAGAGGGCGGACACCTGCTGCACGTACTCCGTGTCAGCCGTCAACTGGAGCGCCTGGGCTACCTGGTCGGCAGCCACCTGGCCACGCGGCTGGTAGTTCTTCTCGGCGGAGACCTGCTTGCAGACCTCGCTCAGCACCAGCACGCTGGCCACGTCGGCCGGGCCGGTCGGCTTCGGCGCCGGCTGGCCGGGCTGGCCGGCGGCGGGCGACTCCGGATTCTTGTCGCGCAGGTCCTTCAGCACGGCGGCAACCCGCTCGTCGGTGATGCGGTGGTCACCGATGTAGGCGGCGATGCCGGGCTCGGCACGACATCCGGAGAGGGCGATGAGACCGACCGCCACGCTGGCGACGGCGACAAGACGGCGAGCACGCATGACGGTCACTCTCTCACGGCTGAGCGCGCCGCTGTGACGCCCCCCACCGCACGAGCGGCTCGGGCCGACGCGCCTGCCGCCACTTCCCGGGGCGCCGGCCGGTGCCTCACCGGGCTCGGCGGGCACCGCCGCGCCCGGTGAGGCGTCGTGGCCGGCCGGCTGTCGCCGGTGACCGGCTCAGGCCGACGCGCCTGCCGCCGCCACTGCGGGGGCACCGAGCACATCGGAGAGCAACTGCGCGCACCACTGCAACAGCGCCTGGTCGCGCAACGGCTCCCCGCCGATCCGGCGGGTGGTCGGTCGGGGCACGCTGACCTGGTCGGTGGCCTGCTTGTAGACGGCATCCGGGTGGTAGCGCTTGAGCCGCAACTGCTTCGAATCCGGCAGCGGCAGCGGACCGAACCGGACGTGCTTGCCCTGCATCGACACGTCGGTCAGGCCGTAGCGGCGGGCCAGCAGACGGAACCGGGCCACCTCCACCAGGTTCTGCACCGGGGCCGGCGGCTCGCCGTACCGGTCGGTCATCTCGGCGATCACCTCGCCCAGCCGCTCCTCGTCGCGCGCCTCGGCGAGCTTGCGGTACATCTCCAGGCGCAGCCGCTCCACGCTCACGTA
Coding sequences within:
- a CDS encoding DUF885 domain-containing protein — encoded protein: MEAFGVLAERVVEALLESRPGVATAAGDHRFDDRLPDLSPDGLAADRAMLSDAANALSELDPDSLDVDEQVDHALLSSFVDRELFELTEIRSHEWNPLWHNPGSLLHPLLTRAYAPAEVRLTQLAGRLAAVPDALATARSMLRDMPRIHAETAVGQFAGTAALIRDELPALLAQAPNGLDRVEPAATEAIAAIEEFVAWLRAGLAADAGPGRDPRLGRRRWEARLWHTLDTELGAAEIQRRAWANLDRVTAEIREAAVELVGGPADDAAVRRALDLLAAEHPDDATIVELAAVTLDEATDFVRAHDLVTLVDDRCVIQEMPEFARGVAVAYCDAPGPLETAAVPTFYCIAPTPAGWPAQRVESFYREYNDHMIRNLTVHEAMPGHFLQLAHARRYVGGTRVRALAESGPFIEGWAVYAEELMTGLGFGGLPVRLQQLKMQLRMTINALLDQLVHAEDLPEAEAMALMTGRGFQEEGEAAGKWRRALLTSTQLSTYFVGYSEVAEIAAARPDGVSVRDWHDAMLSHDCPPPRHLRTLLGV
- the nudC gene encoding NAD(+) diphosphatase, translated to MTGPAAAAGLDGPAWARPAGFQPGAERGRLPTSGDLALPVTGAKLLTAADGRPLRVADLPADTEWVPLGTLDGVPAWATDLTTAGTLPGRALGWASLAAEVPEPHAALASRALAVITWRRTHRWCGTCRAELTDQPGETARRCPDCGLYVPMQLSAAVLVAITRPGPAGHADELLLVRHATGPTGLWALVAGFVEAGETLEAAVHREVGEEVGLPVDRLAYFGSQPWAISGPGVLLAGFTARAADPHAEPVVDGRELTEARWFGVDALPAELPPAYSISRWLIDATVSAARA
- a CDS encoding nucleoside triphosphate pyrophosphohydrolase; this translates as MTARIVLLVTSPRLPAGLLTAAAWDVVRRHPVLTGAESELVTAVRQAGAEVAVVDGPATQRLLDTVAEHGTAVWLAGPAGDEALARELGLRLAREPGLAEMELMYGSWDPPGARLLDAVAVLDRLASPGGDPWKRAQTHRSLAGYLLEESYEAYDAIDADDTDALREELGDVLLQVVLHARLAEELPEGERWSIDDVAGGLVDKMIRRNPHVFAGAEAGTLEEITENWERIKRAEKARTSVLDGVALSQPALALATQILERAARAGMSVPPPLADTQVDAEARLGASLLATVAAAREAGINPEAALRRTTLAYAEALRAVEPPPADPR